The Rhodococcus sp. X156 genome window below encodes:
- the thpD gene encoding ectoine hydroxylase, translating to MTDRLSPPSTAVTAGSEPVLDRYPTRTAARPELLVRTDPAVWGGLSAPGPFSADELADYDRTGFSAVPALLGPQEVADLAAELVRFAADPAVREDRRTVIEKSSQEVRSVFEVHRTSQAVAALVADERVIGRARQVLGSDVYVHQSRINYKPGFGGGGFYWHSDFETWHAEDGMPAPRAASISIALTENFPHNGCLMIIPGSHRTFVPCVGETPEEHFTTSLREQGRQVGTPDDASLATLTAAGGISLLTGAAGSATMFDSNCMHGSANNITPYPRSNLFVVFNSVQNRLVEPFAAPAPRPEHIAARG from the coding sequence GTGACCGATCGCCTCTCCCCGCCGTCGACAGCCGTCACCGCTGGCTCGGAACCCGTGCTCGACCGCTACCCCACCCGCACCGCGGCGCGCCCGGAGCTGCTGGTCCGGACCGATCCCGCGGTGTGGGGCGGGCTCTCCGCACCCGGCCCGTTCTCCGCCGACGAGCTGGCTGACTACGACCGCACCGGCTTCAGCGCGGTCCCGGCGCTGCTCGGCCCGCAGGAGGTGGCCGACCTCGCGGCCGAGCTCGTCCGGTTCGCGGCCGACCCCGCCGTGCGGGAGGACCGCCGCACCGTCATCGAGAAGTCCTCCCAGGAGGTGCGCTCGGTGTTCGAGGTGCACCGGACGAGCCAGGCGGTGGCGGCGCTGGTCGCCGACGAGCGCGTGATCGGCCGGGCGCGCCAGGTGCTGGGCTCCGACGTGTACGTCCACCAGAGCCGGATCAACTACAAGCCCGGCTTCGGCGGTGGTGGCTTCTACTGGCACTCCGACTTCGAGACCTGGCACGCCGAGGACGGCATGCCCGCCCCGCGAGCCGCGAGCATCTCCATCGCGCTGACGGAGAACTTCCCGCACAACGGCTGCCTGATGATCATCCCGGGATCGCACCGAACGTTCGTGCCGTGCGTGGGCGAGACACCCGAGGAGCACTTCACCACCTCGCTGCGCGAGCAGGGCCGCCAGGTCGGCACCCCCGACGACGCCAGCCTCGCCACCCTCACCGCGGCCGGCGGCATCAGCCTGCTCACCGGCGCTGCGGGCTCGGCCACGATGTTCGACTCCAACTGCATGCACGGCTCGGCGAACAACATCACCCCGTACCCGCGGTCCAACCTGTTCGTCGTGTTCAACAGCGTGCAGAACCGCCTGGTGGAGCCGTTCGCCGCGCCGGCACCACGGCCGGAGCACATCGCCGCGCGGGGGTGA
- a CDS encoding GAF and ANTAR domain-containing protein: MSDTPSAAGRPAPSASQAGAAEAPSPGPARELISAIHELTRIVVGEKPLDEVFAQVVQLARREIPGADEVSVTMVDGSGATTPAATGELACTLDEQQYSTGQGPCLQAATTGETLHIPDMQAEQRWPEYTPFAARNGGLSSLSVPLPVQDTTVGALNIYARVVDAFDEHSRELAEHFAGYAAVTVRNASLYTATTNLAEQMQAAMESRAVIEQAKGIIMGERRCSPDEAFRLLSKVSQDANRKLRDVATAFVAQAYQSS; the protein is encoded by the coding sequence ATGAGTGACACACCCAGCGCCGCTGGGCGTCCAGCACCGAGCGCGAGCCAGGCTGGCGCTGCGGAGGCACCCAGCCCGGGCCCCGCGCGCGAGCTCATCTCCGCGATCCACGAGCTCACCCGGATCGTGGTGGGCGAGAAGCCGCTCGACGAGGTGTTCGCCCAGGTGGTCCAGCTGGCCCGGCGGGAGATTCCCGGCGCCGACGAGGTGTCGGTGACCATGGTCGACGGATCGGGCGCCACCACACCGGCCGCGACGGGCGAGCTCGCGTGCACGCTGGACGAGCAGCAGTACTCCACGGGGCAGGGCCCGTGCCTGCAGGCGGCCACCACCGGAGAGACGCTGCACATCCCGGACATGCAGGCAGAGCAGCGGTGGCCTGAGTACACCCCCTTCGCCGCGCGCAACGGCGGGCTGAGCTCGCTGTCGGTACCGCTGCCCGTGCAGGACACCACGGTGGGCGCGCTGAACATCTACGCCCGCGTGGTCGACGCCTTCGACGAGCACAGCCGCGAGCTGGCCGAGCACTTCGCCGGCTACGCCGCGGTGACCGTGCGCAACGCCAGCCTCTACACGGCCACCACGAACCTGGCCGAGCAGATGCAGGCGGCCATGGAGTCCCGCGCGGTGATCGAGCAGGCCAAGGGCATCATCATGGGCGAGCGCCGGTGCAGCCCCGACGAGGCCTTCCGGCTGCTGTCCAAGGTCTCCCAGGATGCCAACCGCAAGCTCCGCGACGTGGCGACCGCGTTCGTCGCCCAGGCCTACCAGTCGTCCTAG